From the genome of Mustela lutreola isolate mMusLut2 chromosome 16, mMusLut2.pri, whole genome shotgun sequence, one region includes:
- the LOC131818503 gene encoding ubiquitin-conjugating enzyme E2 N yields the protein MAGLPRRIIKETQRLLAEPVPGIKAEPDESNARYFHVVIAGPQDSPFEGGTFKLELFLPEEYPMAAPKVRFMTKIYHPNVDKLGRICLDILKDKWSPALQIRTVLLSIQALLSAPNPDDPLANDVAEQWKTNEAQAIETARAWTRLYAMNNI from the coding sequence ATGGCCGGGCTGCCCCGCAGGATTATCAAGGAAACCCAGCGTTTGCTGGCAGAACCAGTTCCTGGCATTAAAGCAGAACCAGATGAGAGCAACGCCCGTTATTTTCATGTGGTCATTGCTGGCCCTCAGGATTCCCCCTTTGAGGGAGGGACTTTTAAGCTTGAACTATTCCTACCAGAAGAATACCCGATGGCAGCCCCTAAAGTACGTTTCATGACCAAAATTTATCATCCTAATGTAGACAAGTTGGGAAGAATATGTTTAGATATTTTGAAAGATAAGTGGTCCCCAGCACTGCAGATCCGCACAGTTCTGCTATCGATCCAGGCTTTGTTAAGTGCTCCCAATCCGGATGATCCGTTAGCAAACGATGTAGCAGAGCAGTGGAAGACCAACGAGGCCCAAGCCATAGAAACAGCTAGAGCATGGACTAGGCTATATGccatgaataatatttaa